The following proteins are co-located in the Bombus pascuorum chromosome 3, iyBomPasc1.1, whole genome shotgun sequence genome:
- the LOC132904816 gene encoding intraflagellar transport protein 80 homolog isoform X4 codes for MRFKISAQNRNGHKRLVTCVAWSSTEEIYSCGEDHLLIAWHLEGGTAHSSIVTEFPNDFYPTDMQWHPRPNYAALITKKQSLDVLLITTADGKYHLVNKNGRIEKSIDAHKGATTVGRWSSDGSALLTAGEDGLIKVWSRSGMLRSVVVKGMFPILSAAWSSDCTTVLYSQGAHLTFQSLNSNSKPRKLLAHDGLVLVLCWSHTHGLIISGGEDCRYKVWDSNGTQLFSSSIGDYPITSVNWSFSGDYFAVGSFNTIKLCDKTGWSHSLEKINSGSIYSIAWSSDSTQVAMACSNGTVSTGHIIDRRLEWNNYEATLVKRKVIEVRNVGNEIRETLEISDRVVQLEFGFDYLVVITPAQCHVYSVANWNTPAIFDLKNTSVSAVLLAEKHFLLVEWNSVSLYSYEGRLLGTPKWKGITQERLYPPCVSLCSDTLVIRSQSNEKLLHVLEVAYNKPITENQTYTHLQSITRVTLNHVGGITDRQVALIDINKDLFLVSIRIPGFGRVCKIAAMAQDIAWATDANVLAAMLDATLSVWLCPNCVHYSDRKIIRKTRIDKESSEFGKQPSVANVYNGMVMIRRGDGALVASSFYTFFISLHQHILNKRWKEALSLCRIAQNEVLWTCMAVMATDNKELDAAEEAYAAISRYDKVNYIQYIKSLPNKTERLAEMALLSGDLLTAEGILLQNGLTEEAVRINIEIYNWNRALELAIRHRKQLDEVLNARKEYLRVINKKETNQNFLEYMANVAKTQEATEKVPFKRDEIELPEAEIQKNETTKQEMDS; via the exons ATGAGATTTAAAATATCTGCACAAAATCGTAATGGTCATAAGCGTTTGGTAACTTGTGTAGCATGGAGCTCGACGGAAGAGATTTATTCATGCGG AGAGGATCATTTATTAATAGCGTGGCATTTGGAAGGTGGAACCGCACATTCTAGCATTGTTACGGAATTTCCTAATGATTTTTATCCGACCGACATGCAGTGGCATCCGCGGCCAAATTATGCGGCGCTAATTACTAAAAAACAGTCGTTAGATGTTCTGTTAATTACCACAGCCGACG GAAAATATCATTtagttaataaaaatggaCGTATAGAAAAGAGCATAGATGCTCATAAAGGAGCAACGACAGTAGGCAGATGGAGTAGTGATGGCTCCGCACTTTTGACtg CTGGTGAAGATGGTTTGATAAAAGTATGGTCACGTAGTGGCATGCTTCGCTCTGTTGTTGTTAAAGGCATGTTTCCCATACTATCTGCTGCCTGGAGTTCAGATTGTACGACAGTATTATATTCTCAGGGAGCTCACTTAACTTTTCAGTCCCTTAATTCTAATTCCAAACCTCGCAag TTATTGGCTCATGATGGTCTGGTTTTGGTTTTATGTTGGAGTCACACTCATGGATTGATAATTTCTGGTGGGGAAGATTGTAGATATAAG gTATGGGATTCTAATGGCACTCAGCTATTTTCTAGTAGCATAGGAGATTATCCTATTACATCAGTAAACTGGAGCTTTTCTGGGGATTACTTTGCTGTTGGATCATTTAACACAATCAAACTTTGTGATAAAACAGGA TGGTCTCATtcattagaaaaaataaattctggAAGTATATACAGTATTGCTTGGTCAAGTGATAGCACTCAAGTAGCTATGGCTTGTAGTAATGGAACTGTATCAACAGGACATATAATAGACAG AAGACTGGAATGGAATAATTACGAAGCCACATTGGTCAAAAGAAAAGTAATTGAAGTCAGAAATGTGGGTAATGAAATACGAGAAACATTAGAGATATCGGATCGCGTGGTGCAGCTGGAATTTGGTTTTGATTATTTAGTTGTAATTACACCAGCACAGTGTCATGTTTATTCAGTAGCAAATTGGAATACTCCCGCTAtattcgatttaaaaaatactagTGTATCGGCGGTACTTCTTGCAGAAAa GCATTTTTTATTAGTTGAATGGAATAGCGTGTCATTGTACAGTTACGAAGGTCGTTTATTAGGAACTCCAAAATGGAAAGGAATAACACAGGAACGACTTTATCCACCTTGTGTATCGCTATGTTCTGATACTTTAGTTATACGATCGCAAAGTAACGAAAAAC ttCTTCATGTGTTAGAAGTGGCTTATAATAAACCTATAACAGAAAACCAGACTTACACACATCTTCAAAGTATTACAAGGGTTACGTTGAATCATGTTGGCGGAATAACTGATCGACAAGTAGCATTAATCGATATAAACAAAGATCTGTTTCTAGTTTCTATACGAATTCCTGGTTTTGGCAGAGTATGTAAAATAG CTGCTATGGCGCAAGATATTGCATGGGCGACTGATGCAAATGTTTTAGCAGCGATGTTGGATGCAACGTTATCTGTATGGTTGTGTCCGAATTGTGTGCATTATAgcgatcgtaaaattatacgaaaaacAAGGATCGATAAAGAAAGCAG TGAGTTTGGTAAACAGCCAAGCGTGGCTAATGTCTATAATGGGATGGTAATGATACGACGTGGTGATGGAGCATTAGTGGCTTCTTCCTTTTATACGTTTTTTATTAGTCTTCATCAACATATACTGAACAAAAGATGGAAAGAAGCACTGTCTCTTTGTCGAATTGCTCAG AACGAAGTATTGTGGACTTGCATGGCTGTTATGGCAACTGACAATAAAGAATTAGATGCTGCGGAAGAAGCATATGCAGCAATTTCGCGATACGATAAAGTTAATTATATTCAGTATAtaaag AGTCTACCAAACAAAACAGAAAGATTAGCGGAAATGGCGCTTCTGTCAGGAGATCTGTTAACTGCAGAAGGTATACTTTTGCAAAACGGACTAACCGAGGAAGCTGTACGaattaacattgaaatatataattggaATAG AGCATTAGAATTAGCGATTAGACACAGAAAGCAACTGGATGAGGTATTGAACGCAAGAAAAGAATACCTTCGAGTAATcaataagaaagaaacgaaccaAAATTTTCTTGAATATATGGCAAACGTTGCAAAGACACaa GAAGCTACTGAAAAGGTTCCGTTTAAGCGAGACGAAATTGAATTACCGGAAgcagaaatacaaaaaaatgaaacaacgaAGCAAGAAATGGATAGCTGA
- the LOC132904816 gene encoding intraflagellar transport protein 80 homolog isoform X2: MRFKISAQNRNGHKRLVTCVAWSSTEEIYSCGYDFVFTRKNINNLSDYLFREDHLLIAWHLEGGTAHSSIVTEFPNDFYPTDMQWHPRPNYAALITKKQSLDVLLITTADGKYHLVNKNGRIEKSIDAHKGATTVGRWSSDGSALLTAGEDGLIKVWSRSGMLRSVVVKGMFPILSAAWSSDCTTVLYSQGAHLTFQSLNSNSKPRKLLAHDGLVLVLCWSHTHGLIISGGEDCRYKVWDSNGTQLFSSSIGDYPITSVNWSFSGDYFAVGSFNTIKLCDKTGWSHSLEKINSGSIYSIAWSSDSTQVAMACSNGTVSTGHIIDRRLEWNNYEATLVKRKVIEVRNVGNEIRETLEISDRVVQLEFGFDYLVVITPAQCHVYSVANWNTPAIFDLKNTSVSAVLLAEKHFLLVEWNSVSLYSYEGRLLGTPKWKGITQERLYPPCVSLCSDTLVIRSQSNEKLLHVLEVAYNKPITENQTYTHLQSITRVTLNHVGGITDRQVALIDINKDLFLVSIRIPGFGRVCKIAAMAQDIAWATDANVLAAMLDATLSVWLCPNCVHYSDRKIIRKTRIDKESSEFGKQPSVANVYNGMVMIRRGDGALVASSFYTFFISLHQHILNKRWKEALSLCRIAQNEVLWTCMAVMATDNKELDAAEEAYAAISRYDKVNYIQYIKSLPNKTERLAEMALLSGDLLTAEGILLQNGLTEEAVRINIEIYNWNRALELAIRHRKQLDEVLNARKEYLRVINKKETNQNFLEYMANVAKTQEATEKVPFKRDEIELPEAEIQKNETTKQEMDS, from the exons ATGAGATTTAAAATATCTGCACAAAATCGTAATGGTCATAAGCGTTTGGTAACTTGTGTAGCATGGAGCTCGACGGAAGAGATTTATTCATGCGGGTATGATTTTGTATTtacgagaaaaaatataaataatctaaGTGATTACCTTTTTAGAGAGGATCATTTATTAATAGCGTGGCATTTGGAAGGTGGAACCGCACATTCTAGCATTGTTACGGAATTTCCTAATGATTTTTATCCGACCGACATGCAGTGGCATCCGCGGCCAAATTATGCGGCGCTAATTACTAAAAAACAGTCGTTAGATGTTCTGTTAATTACCACAGCCGACG GAAAATATCATTtagttaataaaaatggaCGTATAGAAAAGAGCATAGATGCTCATAAAGGAGCAACGACAGTAGGCAGATGGAGTAGTGATGGCTCCGCACTTTTGACtg CTGGTGAAGATGGTTTGATAAAAGTATGGTCACGTAGTGGCATGCTTCGCTCTGTTGTTGTTAAAGGCATGTTTCCCATACTATCTGCTGCCTGGAGTTCAGATTGTACGACAGTATTATATTCTCAGGGAGCTCACTTAACTTTTCAGTCCCTTAATTCTAATTCCAAACCTCGCAag TTATTGGCTCATGATGGTCTGGTTTTGGTTTTATGTTGGAGTCACACTCATGGATTGATAATTTCTGGTGGGGAAGATTGTAGATATAAG gTATGGGATTCTAATGGCACTCAGCTATTTTCTAGTAGCATAGGAGATTATCCTATTACATCAGTAAACTGGAGCTTTTCTGGGGATTACTTTGCTGTTGGATCATTTAACACAATCAAACTTTGTGATAAAACAGGA TGGTCTCATtcattagaaaaaataaattctggAAGTATATACAGTATTGCTTGGTCAAGTGATAGCACTCAAGTAGCTATGGCTTGTAGTAATGGAACTGTATCAACAGGACATATAATAGACAG AAGACTGGAATGGAATAATTACGAAGCCACATTGGTCAAAAGAAAAGTAATTGAAGTCAGAAATGTGGGTAATGAAATACGAGAAACATTAGAGATATCGGATCGCGTGGTGCAGCTGGAATTTGGTTTTGATTATTTAGTTGTAATTACACCAGCACAGTGTCATGTTTATTCAGTAGCAAATTGGAATACTCCCGCTAtattcgatttaaaaaatactagTGTATCGGCGGTACTTCTTGCAGAAAa GCATTTTTTATTAGTTGAATGGAATAGCGTGTCATTGTACAGTTACGAAGGTCGTTTATTAGGAACTCCAAAATGGAAAGGAATAACACAGGAACGACTTTATCCACCTTGTGTATCGCTATGTTCTGATACTTTAGTTATACGATCGCAAAGTAACGAAAAAC ttCTTCATGTGTTAGAAGTGGCTTATAATAAACCTATAACAGAAAACCAGACTTACACACATCTTCAAAGTATTACAAGGGTTACGTTGAATCATGTTGGCGGAATAACTGATCGACAAGTAGCATTAATCGATATAAACAAAGATCTGTTTCTAGTTTCTATACGAATTCCTGGTTTTGGCAGAGTATGTAAAATAG CTGCTATGGCGCAAGATATTGCATGGGCGACTGATGCAAATGTTTTAGCAGCGATGTTGGATGCAACGTTATCTGTATGGTTGTGTCCGAATTGTGTGCATTATAgcgatcgtaaaattatacgaaaaacAAGGATCGATAAAGAAAGCAG TGAGTTTGGTAAACAGCCAAGCGTGGCTAATGTCTATAATGGGATGGTAATGATACGACGTGGTGATGGAGCATTAGTGGCTTCTTCCTTTTATACGTTTTTTATTAGTCTTCATCAACATATACTGAACAAAAGATGGAAAGAAGCACTGTCTCTTTGTCGAATTGCTCAG AACGAAGTATTGTGGACTTGCATGGCTGTTATGGCAACTGACAATAAAGAATTAGATGCTGCGGAAGAAGCATATGCAGCAATTTCGCGATACGATAAAGTTAATTATATTCAGTATAtaaag AGTCTACCAAACAAAACAGAAAGATTAGCGGAAATGGCGCTTCTGTCAGGAGATCTGTTAACTGCAGAAGGTATACTTTTGCAAAACGGACTAACCGAGGAAGCTGTACGaattaacattgaaatatataattggaATAG AGCATTAGAATTAGCGATTAGACACAGAAAGCAACTGGATGAGGTATTGAACGCAAGAAAAGAATACCTTCGAGTAATcaataagaaagaaacgaaccaAAATTTTCTTGAATATATGGCAAACGTTGCAAAGACACaa GAAGCTACTGAAAAGGTTCCGTTTAAGCGAGACGAAATTGAATTACCGGAAgcagaaatacaaaaaaatgaaacaacgaAGCAAGAAATGGATAGCTGA
- the LOC132904816 gene encoding intraflagellar transport protein 80 homolog isoform X1, producing the protein MRFKISAQNRNGHKRLVTCVAWSSTEEIYSCGYDFVFTRKNINNLSDYLFREDHLLIAWHLEGGTAHSSIVTEFPNDFYPTDMQWHPRPNYAALITKKQSLDVLLITTADGKYHLVNKNGRIEKSIDAHKGATTVGRWSSDGSALLTAGEDGLIKVWSRSGMLRSVVVKGMFPILSAAWSSDCTTVLYSQGAHLTFQSLNSNSKPRKLLAHDGLVLVLCWSHTHGLIISGGEDCRYKVWDSNGTQLFSSSIGDYPITSVNWSFSGDYFAVGSFNTIKLCDKTGWSHSLEKINSGSIYSIAWSSDSTQVAMACSNGTVSTGHIIDRRLEWNNYEATLVKRKVIEVRNVGNEIRETLEISDRVVQLEFGFDYLVVITPAQCHVYSVANWNTPAIFDLKNTSVSAVLLAEKHFLLVEWNSVSLYSYEGRLLGTPKWKGITQERLYPPCVSLCSDTLVIRSQSNEKLLHVLEVAYNKPITENQTYTHLQSITRVTLNHVGGITDRQVALIDINKDLFLVSIRIPGFGRVCKIAAMAQDIAWATDANVLAAMLDATLSVWLCPNCVHYSDRKIIRKTRIDKESSEFGKQPSVANVYNGMVMIRRGDGALVASSFYTFFISLHQHILNKRWKEALSLCRIAQNEVLWTCMAVMATDNKELDAAEEAYAAISRYDKVNYIQYIKSLPNKTERLAEMALLSGDLLTAEGILLQNGLTEEAVRINIEIYNWNRALELAIRHRKQLDEVLNARKEYLRVINKKETNQNFLEYMANVAKTQTKNFHQEATEKVPFKRDEIELPEAEIQKNETTKQEMDS; encoded by the exons ATGAGATTTAAAATATCTGCACAAAATCGTAATGGTCATAAGCGTTTGGTAACTTGTGTAGCATGGAGCTCGACGGAAGAGATTTATTCATGCGGGTATGATTTTGTATTtacgagaaaaaatataaataatctaaGTGATTACCTTTTTAGAGAGGATCATTTATTAATAGCGTGGCATTTGGAAGGTGGAACCGCACATTCTAGCATTGTTACGGAATTTCCTAATGATTTTTATCCGACCGACATGCAGTGGCATCCGCGGCCAAATTATGCGGCGCTAATTACTAAAAAACAGTCGTTAGATGTTCTGTTAATTACCACAGCCGACG GAAAATATCATTtagttaataaaaatggaCGTATAGAAAAGAGCATAGATGCTCATAAAGGAGCAACGACAGTAGGCAGATGGAGTAGTGATGGCTCCGCACTTTTGACtg CTGGTGAAGATGGTTTGATAAAAGTATGGTCACGTAGTGGCATGCTTCGCTCTGTTGTTGTTAAAGGCATGTTTCCCATACTATCTGCTGCCTGGAGTTCAGATTGTACGACAGTATTATATTCTCAGGGAGCTCACTTAACTTTTCAGTCCCTTAATTCTAATTCCAAACCTCGCAag TTATTGGCTCATGATGGTCTGGTTTTGGTTTTATGTTGGAGTCACACTCATGGATTGATAATTTCTGGTGGGGAAGATTGTAGATATAAG gTATGGGATTCTAATGGCACTCAGCTATTTTCTAGTAGCATAGGAGATTATCCTATTACATCAGTAAACTGGAGCTTTTCTGGGGATTACTTTGCTGTTGGATCATTTAACACAATCAAACTTTGTGATAAAACAGGA TGGTCTCATtcattagaaaaaataaattctggAAGTATATACAGTATTGCTTGGTCAAGTGATAGCACTCAAGTAGCTATGGCTTGTAGTAATGGAACTGTATCAACAGGACATATAATAGACAG AAGACTGGAATGGAATAATTACGAAGCCACATTGGTCAAAAGAAAAGTAATTGAAGTCAGAAATGTGGGTAATGAAATACGAGAAACATTAGAGATATCGGATCGCGTGGTGCAGCTGGAATTTGGTTTTGATTATTTAGTTGTAATTACACCAGCACAGTGTCATGTTTATTCAGTAGCAAATTGGAATACTCCCGCTAtattcgatttaaaaaatactagTGTATCGGCGGTACTTCTTGCAGAAAa GCATTTTTTATTAGTTGAATGGAATAGCGTGTCATTGTACAGTTACGAAGGTCGTTTATTAGGAACTCCAAAATGGAAAGGAATAACACAGGAACGACTTTATCCACCTTGTGTATCGCTATGTTCTGATACTTTAGTTATACGATCGCAAAGTAACGAAAAAC ttCTTCATGTGTTAGAAGTGGCTTATAATAAACCTATAACAGAAAACCAGACTTACACACATCTTCAAAGTATTACAAGGGTTACGTTGAATCATGTTGGCGGAATAACTGATCGACAAGTAGCATTAATCGATATAAACAAAGATCTGTTTCTAGTTTCTATACGAATTCCTGGTTTTGGCAGAGTATGTAAAATAG CTGCTATGGCGCAAGATATTGCATGGGCGACTGATGCAAATGTTTTAGCAGCGATGTTGGATGCAACGTTATCTGTATGGTTGTGTCCGAATTGTGTGCATTATAgcgatcgtaaaattatacgaaaaacAAGGATCGATAAAGAAAGCAG TGAGTTTGGTAAACAGCCAAGCGTGGCTAATGTCTATAATGGGATGGTAATGATACGACGTGGTGATGGAGCATTAGTGGCTTCTTCCTTTTATACGTTTTTTATTAGTCTTCATCAACATATACTGAACAAAAGATGGAAAGAAGCACTGTCTCTTTGTCGAATTGCTCAG AACGAAGTATTGTGGACTTGCATGGCTGTTATGGCAACTGACAATAAAGAATTAGATGCTGCGGAAGAAGCATATGCAGCAATTTCGCGATACGATAAAGTTAATTATATTCAGTATAtaaag AGTCTACCAAACAAAACAGAAAGATTAGCGGAAATGGCGCTTCTGTCAGGAGATCTGTTAACTGCAGAAGGTATACTTTTGCAAAACGGACTAACCGAGGAAGCTGTACGaattaacattgaaatatataattggaATAG AGCATTAGAATTAGCGATTAGACACAGAAAGCAACTGGATGAGGTATTGAACGCAAGAAAAGAATACCTTCGAGTAATcaataagaaagaaacgaaccaAAATTTTCTTGAATATATGGCAAACGTTGCAAAGACACaa ACAAAGAATTTTCACCAGGAAGCTACTGAAAAGGTTCCGTTTAAGCGAGACGAAATTGAATTACCGGAAgcagaaatacaaaaaaatgaaacaacgaAGCAAGAAATGGATAGCTGA
- the LOC132904816 gene encoding intraflagellar transport protein 80 homolog isoform X3 yields the protein MRFKISAQNRNGHKRLVTCVAWSSTEEIYSCGEDHLLIAWHLEGGTAHSSIVTEFPNDFYPTDMQWHPRPNYAALITKKQSLDVLLITTADGKYHLVNKNGRIEKSIDAHKGATTVGRWSSDGSALLTAGEDGLIKVWSRSGMLRSVVVKGMFPILSAAWSSDCTTVLYSQGAHLTFQSLNSNSKPRKLLAHDGLVLVLCWSHTHGLIISGGEDCRYKVWDSNGTQLFSSSIGDYPITSVNWSFSGDYFAVGSFNTIKLCDKTGWSHSLEKINSGSIYSIAWSSDSTQVAMACSNGTVSTGHIIDRRLEWNNYEATLVKRKVIEVRNVGNEIRETLEISDRVVQLEFGFDYLVVITPAQCHVYSVANWNTPAIFDLKNTSVSAVLLAEKHFLLVEWNSVSLYSYEGRLLGTPKWKGITQERLYPPCVSLCSDTLVIRSQSNEKLLHVLEVAYNKPITENQTYTHLQSITRVTLNHVGGITDRQVALIDINKDLFLVSIRIPGFGRVCKIAAMAQDIAWATDANVLAAMLDATLSVWLCPNCVHYSDRKIIRKTRIDKESSEFGKQPSVANVYNGMVMIRRGDGALVASSFYTFFISLHQHILNKRWKEALSLCRIAQNEVLWTCMAVMATDNKELDAAEEAYAAISRYDKVNYIQYIKSLPNKTERLAEMALLSGDLLTAEGILLQNGLTEEAVRINIEIYNWNRALELAIRHRKQLDEVLNARKEYLRVINKKETNQNFLEYMANVAKTQTKNFHQEATEKVPFKRDEIELPEAEIQKNETTKQEMDS from the exons ATGAGATTTAAAATATCTGCACAAAATCGTAATGGTCATAAGCGTTTGGTAACTTGTGTAGCATGGAGCTCGACGGAAGAGATTTATTCATGCGG AGAGGATCATTTATTAATAGCGTGGCATTTGGAAGGTGGAACCGCACATTCTAGCATTGTTACGGAATTTCCTAATGATTTTTATCCGACCGACATGCAGTGGCATCCGCGGCCAAATTATGCGGCGCTAATTACTAAAAAACAGTCGTTAGATGTTCTGTTAATTACCACAGCCGACG GAAAATATCATTtagttaataaaaatggaCGTATAGAAAAGAGCATAGATGCTCATAAAGGAGCAACGACAGTAGGCAGATGGAGTAGTGATGGCTCCGCACTTTTGACtg CTGGTGAAGATGGTTTGATAAAAGTATGGTCACGTAGTGGCATGCTTCGCTCTGTTGTTGTTAAAGGCATGTTTCCCATACTATCTGCTGCCTGGAGTTCAGATTGTACGACAGTATTATATTCTCAGGGAGCTCACTTAACTTTTCAGTCCCTTAATTCTAATTCCAAACCTCGCAag TTATTGGCTCATGATGGTCTGGTTTTGGTTTTATGTTGGAGTCACACTCATGGATTGATAATTTCTGGTGGGGAAGATTGTAGATATAAG gTATGGGATTCTAATGGCACTCAGCTATTTTCTAGTAGCATAGGAGATTATCCTATTACATCAGTAAACTGGAGCTTTTCTGGGGATTACTTTGCTGTTGGATCATTTAACACAATCAAACTTTGTGATAAAACAGGA TGGTCTCATtcattagaaaaaataaattctggAAGTATATACAGTATTGCTTGGTCAAGTGATAGCACTCAAGTAGCTATGGCTTGTAGTAATGGAACTGTATCAACAGGACATATAATAGACAG AAGACTGGAATGGAATAATTACGAAGCCACATTGGTCAAAAGAAAAGTAATTGAAGTCAGAAATGTGGGTAATGAAATACGAGAAACATTAGAGATATCGGATCGCGTGGTGCAGCTGGAATTTGGTTTTGATTATTTAGTTGTAATTACACCAGCACAGTGTCATGTTTATTCAGTAGCAAATTGGAATACTCCCGCTAtattcgatttaaaaaatactagTGTATCGGCGGTACTTCTTGCAGAAAa GCATTTTTTATTAGTTGAATGGAATAGCGTGTCATTGTACAGTTACGAAGGTCGTTTATTAGGAACTCCAAAATGGAAAGGAATAACACAGGAACGACTTTATCCACCTTGTGTATCGCTATGTTCTGATACTTTAGTTATACGATCGCAAAGTAACGAAAAAC ttCTTCATGTGTTAGAAGTGGCTTATAATAAACCTATAACAGAAAACCAGACTTACACACATCTTCAAAGTATTACAAGGGTTACGTTGAATCATGTTGGCGGAATAACTGATCGACAAGTAGCATTAATCGATATAAACAAAGATCTGTTTCTAGTTTCTATACGAATTCCTGGTTTTGGCAGAGTATGTAAAATAG CTGCTATGGCGCAAGATATTGCATGGGCGACTGATGCAAATGTTTTAGCAGCGATGTTGGATGCAACGTTATCTGTATGGTTGTGTCCGAATTGTGTGCATTATAgcgatcgtaaaattatacgaaaaacAAGGATCGATAAAGAAAGCAG TGAGTTTGGTAAACAGCCAAGCGTGGCTAATGTCTATAATGGGATGGTAATGATACGACGTGGTGATGGAGCATTAGTGGCTTCTTCCTTTTATACGTTTTTTATTAGTCTTCATCAACATATACTGAACAAAAGATGGAAAGAAGCACTGTCTCTTTGTCGAATTGCTCAG AACGAAGTATTGTGGACTTGCATGGCTGTTATGGCAACTGACAATAAAGAATTAGATGCTGCGGAAGAAGCATATGCAGCAATTTCGCGATACGATAAAGTTAATTATATTCAGTATAtaaag AGTCTACCAAACAAAACAGAAAGATTAGCGGAAATGGCGCTTCTGTCAGGAGATCTGTTAACTGCAGAAGGTATACTTTTGCAAAACGGACTAACCGAGGAAGCTGTACGaattaacattgaaatatataattggaATAG AGCATTAGAATTAGCGATTAGACACAGAAAGCAACTGGATGAGGTATTGAACGCAAGAAAAGAATACCTTCGAGTAATcaataagaaagaaacgaaccaAAATTTTCTTGAATATATGGCAAACGTTGCAAAGACACaa ACAAAGAATTTTCACCAGGAAGCTACTGAAAAGGTTCCGTTTAAGCGAGACGAAATTGAATTACCGGAAgcagaaatacaaaaaaatgaaacaacgaAGCAAGAAATGGATAGCTGA